GCTAACCATAGTGCCTCGCCACCATGCGAAGGCAGAGCCTGTTCGCCAGCTGGCGAATGGGGCCGCAGTCCATGGCATCGGGTTGGTTATAGTGGTGAAAGGACATTCAGATTGAATTGCTGGTTTGGTGTTCGAAGATAGTAAACTTAGTGAGAAAACAATGTATCACAAATCGGCAAAACACCTTAAGTATCCCTTTCTTTTTAGCATAGTCTAGATATAAAAAACAAATGCTACAACTGCTCCACTAAAGAAACTATTTCTGAAGCCAATTACTTACAAACAGAAACACCTCAGGCCAGTTGAAATTTTCCTTTACTACTTTCCCTTCAGAATCACAATCATAACTAAAGAAATTATGATCATAACCGGGGTAGCATTTCATTGTAAGATTTACTTTCCCTGCTCGAGTAAAGAACAGAGGCAGCAAATCATTATCTAACGATCCTAAATCGTTAGTCCCATATATGACGAGAAGCGGAATCCTAATCTTCAACAAATTATTAAGAGCTGGCTCATAATCGAAAGAATATGAGTTCATATAGGACGCAATCTCTGGGGCATAGCCAGACTCCCTTGCCAACTTCTCTTCAACGTATTGTTTGAGCCCAGAATAGTGTTCATAAATTGCATTAATGTATTCTTGCGCTTTGTCGTGTGTAATTATTCCACCTCGCTCCTGCTCTCGAATGTGCATTATTGTTCCGCTCTGTCTATCAAAAATACCAGCGGAAAGACACGCAACTTTCTTTATTCTACGGGGATAATCTGCAGCTAATTTTGCAGCTACGGCATATCCTTGAGAATGGCCGACCACAAACATTCTCGTTGAATCAACATATGGTTGCTGTGCCATATACTCTAATACTTGTGTCGCACTTTTTACATAATACGACAGACAATCCTCATATTGAAATTGAGTGAAACTACGTTGAGTTGTATCATATGTCTTGCTTAATCCATCCATATCAGAAACAAGCGCAGTAAAAGGCTTGCCAATTAACACACAGGTATACTTTGCAATTAAACTGTCTGTAGTAAATGAGGATAGGAGCGAGAAGGAGAACCCATCACCTTTGAATATGATGCTTCCATTACCTGAACCCTGAATAAACAGTAAGAGTGGCTTTGGTTTCCCTAGTGAGATATTCACTACAAACCTTATGGAATCAGAAATAGTGCTTTTGCTTGAATCTTTTAAGCAGATATAAGTGAAACCAGCCTTAGTAATCTCAGCCCCAGTATATCTCGCCTGAGATTTCCCGGAAATCATTAACACAACACCCACTAGAAACAGCAACGTCTTTTTACATACATTCATAATTTACATAGTTTCGGTTGATATCAATTCTTGAATTCCAAACTTCTCTTTTAAAGCAGGCACTCTCTGAAGCATCCTATTTTGTATATGCCCAATGATCTTTTTCATATCAGAACAATAAATAGACGGATTGTTAAAACCATTCTCATCTGAATATCGATGGGCTAGT
The sequence above is drawn from the Williamwhitmania taraxaci genome and encodes:
- a CDS encoding alpha/beta hydrolase family protein; translated protein: MNVCKKTLLFLVGVVLMISGKSQARYTGAEITKAGFTYICLKDSSKSTISDSIRFVVNISLGKPKPLLLFIQGSGNGSIIFKGDGFSFSLLSSFTTDSLIAKYTCVLIGKPFTALVSDMDGLSKTYDTTQRSFTQFQYEDCLSYYVKSATQVLEYMAQQPYVDSTRMFVVGHSQGYAVAAKLAADYPRRIKKVACLSAGIFDRQSGTIMHIREQERGGIITHDKAQEYINAIYEHYSGLKQYVEEKLARESGYAPEIASYMNSYSFDYEPALNNLLKIRIPLLVIYGTNDLGSLDNDLLPLFFTRAGKVNLTMKCYPGYDHNFFSYDCDSEGKVVKENFNWPEVFLFVSNWLQK